A region of Sulfurimonas sp. DNA encodes the following proteins:
- a CDS encoding aminopeptidase P N-terminal domain-containing protein, with protein sequence MIKKSEYKQRRDRFLKKLKNNSMAIFSSAKTKTRSNDTEYPYRQDSNFYYLTGFKEDNSYLIFIKENQKTKSFLFVKKKEAKDELWHGKRLGRQEAKKRFSFDKVLISKKFKSLKKELKTKFKIDENASHNISKMRLIKSKAEIKLIKKAINITKIAHHRAIRFDKIDKNEYELQAEIEYVFKKNGSYSDAYTSIVASGDNANTLHYIENKQVLVDGDLILIDAGCEYEYYASDITRTIPVNGRFSQAQKELYSIVLDVEKKIIKMIKPNVKRTTLQKNTEILLTKGMIEKGILKGNYKKLIKNNKHKKYYPHGIGHWMGLDVHDDAPYKDKNNKELKLQKGMVLTIEPGIYISKDDKTVPKKFRGIGIRIEDDILVTKNSYKNLSSKIAKSINDIETMCYKYKTNQ encoded by the coding sequence GTGATAAAAAAAAGCGAATATAAACAACGAAGAGATAGATTTTTAAAAAAATTAAAAAATAACTCAATGGCTATTTTTTCAAGTGCAAAAACTAAAACTCGCTCAAATGATACTGAGTATCCATACCGACAAGATAGTAACTTTTATTATCTTACAGGCTTTAAAGAAGATAATTCTTATTTGATATTTATTAAAGAAAATCAAAAAACTAAATCTTTTCTTTTTGTTAAAAAAAAGGAAGCCAAAGATGAACTATGGCATGGAAAAAGGCTAGGGAGACAAGAAGCTAAAAAAAGATTCTCATTCGATAAAGTTTTAATTAGTAAAAAGTTTAAAAGCTTAAAAAAAGAATTGAAAACAAAGTTTAAAATAGATGAAAATGCTTCTCATAATATTTCTAAAATGAGATTGATAAAATCAAAAGCAGAAATCAAACTAATAAAAAAAGCTATAAATATTACTAAAATAGCTCATCATAGAGCCATAAGATTTGATAAAATAGATAAAAATGAGTATGAGCTTCAAGCAGAAATAGAGTATGTATTTAAGAAAAATGGCTCGTATAGCGATGCTTATACTTCTATCGTCGCATCTGGAGATAATGCAAATACCCTACATTATATAGAAAATAAGCAAGTGTTAGTTGATGGAGATTTAATACTCATAGATGCTGGATGTGAGTACGAATATTATGCAAGTGATATTACACGAACCATACCCGTAAATGGAAGATTTTCTCAAGCACAAAAAGAGTTATACAGTATAGTTTTAGATGTTGAGAAAAAAATTATTAAAATGATAAAACCAAATGTTAAAAGAACTACACTTCAAAAAAATACAGAAATTTTACTAACAAAAGGCATGATAGAAAAAGGCATTTTAAAAGGTAACTACAAAAAACTCATAAAGAATAATAAACATAAAAAGTATTATCCACATGGAATAGGGCATTGGATGGGTTTAGATGTTCATGATGATGCCCCTTATAAAGATAAAAATAACAAAGAATTAAAACTTCAAAAAGGTATGGTTTTGACCATAGAACCAGGTATTTATATCTCAAAAGATGATAAAACAGTTCCAAAAAAATTTCGGGGCATAGGCATAAGAATAGAAGATGATATTTTAGTAACTAAAAACAGTTATAAAAATCTATCTTCTAAGATTGCTAAAAGTATTAATGATATTGAGACTATGTGTTATAAGTATAAGACCAACCAGTAA
- a CDS encoding ABC transporter ATP-binding protein yields MATHIKVKDIKTVFGERIVHDGVNLEINEGEIYGLLGPSGCGKTTLLREMVMLQDFHGGSINILGHDLNSIRHNEAQELRRKWGVLFQAGALFSSLTLKDNIALPLIEYTDLSQKMINEIVEFKINLVGLKSADAMLFPSQISGGMKKKAALARALAMDPKLLFLDEPTSGLDPISAREFDSLILKLRELLGLTIVMVSHDLQSIYDTLDRVAIIDEKKIVYEGNLNNIKNTKSEFIQTFFKGVNLI; encoded by the coding sequence AGAAATAAATGAAGGTGAAATTTATGGACTTCTTGGACCTTCAGGATGTGGGAAAACAACATTACTTAGAGAGATGGTAATGTTGCAAGATTTCCATGGAGGCTCTATAAATATTCTTGGGCATGACTTAAATTCTATTAGACATAATGAGGCACAAGAATTAAGACGAAAGTGGGGTGTTTTATTTCAAGCAGGGGCACTTTTTTCTTCTTTAACTTTAAAAGATAACATAGCCCTTCCTTTGATTGAATATACTGATCTTTCACAAAAAATGATAAATGAAATAGTAGAGTTTAAAATAAACTTAGTTGGCTTAAAATCAGCAGATGCCATGCTTTTTCCATCTCAAATTAGTGGTGGAATGAAAAAAAAAGCTGCACTTGCAAGAGCTTTAGCAATGGATCCCAAACTTCTGTTTTTAGATGAACCAACAAGTGGATTAGACCCCATATCAGCAAGAGAGTTTGATAGTTTGATTCTTAAGCTTAGAGAGTTGTTAGGATTAACAATAGTAATGGTTTCACATGATTTACAATCTATTTATGATACACTTGACCGCGTTGCAATCATTGATGAAAAAAAGATTGTTTATGAGGGAAATTTAAATAATATTAAAAATACTAAAAGTGAATTTATACAAACATTTTTTAAAGGAGTAAATTTAATATGA
- a CDS encoding MlaD family protein, producing the protein MNNRVNYTLVGFMVLSGVALMLAFTYWLLKPSPEHETTKYNIHFSESVLGLNVDAAVKYRGINVGKVSRLRINPKNSEQVEVLITILKTTPIKETTVAKLTSQGITGLSYINLSMGANGSPALKIREGEQYPIIKTEASFFERFEKSLGTVSIKLSKTLTRTSELLNENNQKQIEILLKSTASFMIQMEKLVDDKAIKNMQASMQNFNNITRKFDEMMPRIDNFINKSIAWEDKISGSFASIMKSYVGIRASMDEIKRAVGSGEFNIKAIAGDVIPTMNNALIEMQHLMVSIENALNQYERSPGDILFKQEEIKKGPGEN; encoded by the coding sequence ATGAATAATAGAGTAAATTATACGCTTGTAGGTTTTATGGTTCTCTCTGGAGTAGCTTTGATGTTAGCCTTTACTTATTGGCTTTTAAAACCATCGCCAGAACATGAAACTACAAAATATAATATACACTTCAGTGAGTCTGTTTTAGGTTTAAATGTAGATGCAGCAGTTAAATACAGAGGTATAAATGTTGGTAAAGTTAGTAGACTTAGAATAAATCCTAAAAACTCAGAACAAGTAGAAGTTTTAATAACGATACTTAAAACAACACCCATTAAAGAAACGACAGTTGCAAAACTTACATCGCAGGGTATTACAGGACTTAGTTACATAAACCTTAGTATGGGTGCGAATGGGAGTCCTGCTTTAAAGATAAGAGAAGGTGAACAATACCCAATAATTAAAACAGAAGCATCATTTTTTGAGCGTTTTGAAAAATCACTTGGTACAGTAAGTATAAAACTATCAAAAACTCTTACAAGAACTTCTGAGCTGTTAAATGAAAATAATCAAAAACAGATAGAGATACTTTTAAAATCGACTGCTTCTTTTATGATTCAGATGGAAAAACTTGTAGATGATAAAGCCATAAAAAATATGCAGGCATCTATGCAAAACTTTAATAATATTACTAGAAAATTTGATGAGATGATGCCAAGAATAGATAATTTTATAAATAAAAGTATTGCATGGGAGGATAAAATATCAGGCTCTTTTGCTTCTATAATGAAGAGTTATGTGGGTATAAGAGCTTCAATGGATGAGATAAAGAGAGCTGTTGGAAGTGGAGAGTTTAATATCAAGGCAATTGCAGGTGATGTGATTCCAACAATGAATAATGCTCTAATAGAGATGCAACATTTAATGGTAAGTATAGAAAATGCACTGAATCAATATGAGAGAAGTCCAGGAGATATATTGTTTAAACAAGAAGAAATTAAAAAAGGTCCAGGAGAAAATTGA